The Salegentibacter sp. Hel_I_6 region CGTCTTGAGAATCGATTACCCCATCTTTTTCGGCAACAGTATCACAAGGTGTACAGGAGCCACCACAATCTACCCCGGTTTCGTTACCATTTTGAATCCCATCACTACAAGTTGCTGTTGCATCTGGATCTGGATTTACTTGGTCATCATCGCTTGAACAGCTTGCCATAGCAAGAATAAGCGCTAGTACTGAAAAGCTTGTTTTTAGTCGTTTCATAATGTTTAAGTTAAAATTAAAGTTTAGGTTATAATAGTTATTAAAGTTTATAGCTTACTCCTAGGCTGAATGTTATGCCTTTTCGAAAGTTGTTGATGGTGTTTGTGTTGCCGTTAAGGTCATCTTGAGTTAATGTAAACTCTGGATCAAGCATATTCTGAATTTTTAAATTTAACCCCCAGTTTTCCCCTAAACTTGTTTGGTTTATAAAATCTAAAGTTGGAATGCCTGTTTCCACTATATTTCCCTGTTGTTGTACCCCTAAAGAAAATATTCGGTCACTAAAATAGTTGAGCACTAAAGAGGATAATAAATCAAAACCTTGTGTCTCATAATTATAGGTGAGGTCTGAATTAATTACGAAAGGAGAAGCTCCCTCCAACATATCTTCGGTATTGGTGAAATTTGTAGAGTTATCTGTAAGGTCCTGTCTGGAATATAAGTAGGATGCGTTAAGTCCAAAGGTTAATTCTTTCTGTGAAGATTCCTTGTTGGCCTTAAAAACATCCTTTCTTATTTCAACTTCTACCCCGGCCACATCGGCTTCTTTCCCAGAGTTTATGTAGGATAGTTGATTAGCAGCAGAATTAACCTGTATTCTATTTATAGGATTGAGTATTTTTTTGTAAAAACCAGTAATGGAGATTAACTGGTTTCCTCCAAAATAATATTCATATTTTAAATCAAGGTTGTAATTATCTGAAGGTTGCAATTCAGTATTACCAAAACTTGAGAAATTAACATCTTCATATAAAAAAGGGGCAACTTCTTTAAATTGAGGAAATGTATATGTTTTACTTCCTACCAATCGTAATATACTGTTTTCATTAAAACTGTACCTGCTGGTTATACTGGGTAAAAAATATGTTTCGTCTAAAGTTGATGGGTCTACATTGAGTTGGTTCTCGCTACTGGAAATGTTGGTGTTCCAGTTTACGTATTGTTTTACATTCTCTACCCTCAATCCGGCACTAACTATAAAAGAATCACTAAATGAAAAATTTCCATTTAGGTAGGCAGCGTGTATATCTTTCTCACCTTCATAGAAAAAGGGGTCTAATGGATTAAAAGCATCCCCGAAACCACTGTTGGTAACTAACCTAAAGGTCCCGTCGCTAAGGTTTTCCTGGTTAAAAAGTAAATCTGGATTTTCTATATTTATTAATGCGGGGGTCGGGAAATCGTGATTAAATTGTAGAAATTCGAAATTGCGATCGGTATTTCTATAATCATACCCCAAATTAATTTGAGCCGGGCTAATGCCATCTTCATTTTTAGACCCTAAACCATAGGCAAGGTTTAAGTGACCAACAACTTCATCTTCCTTAAGCTCAGAAAAGAACCTAAGATTATAGCCTGGAGTTCCTACAGCTACTCGATAATTTTGGTTGGTTTCGTTATATACAAAGGTGTTCTGTCTTCTGTCTGGTTCATCTGCCCGGGTAATATTGTAACCAACATTAGCCTCTAATTCTAAATCTTCAGTTAACGAGAAAGTGGTTAACAATTGATTTACAAAAATATTATTGTCGTTTACTTGTTGTCTTTTTATATAAGCCGCATCATCTGTTTCTTCAGAAATATTTGCAGACTGACCAAAGTAAGTGCCTACACTCTGGGAATTACTATGAATATAAAGAGAGTTGAAACTTATTTTATTTTTATTGAATTCATAACTTGCATTCCCCATAAGAATTTGGGTAACATCATATAAGTAAGTTTGAAAATCCAGGTCTCTTAATGGTAAGCCCTGGGCATTTACAACCTTGGTGTTGCCTTCCCTAAAGCTGTAATCATTTTTCATAGAGGCAACAAACATGGTTTTTAGATTATTTTCGCCAATCTTAAATTTTTTCCCTAATTGTATAGTCGCGCTCGTATTGATGGGTGTGGAATAATTTGATGTAGCCCAGTTGTTGTCAAAATTATAATTTTCAAGGCTTGAAATTGGGCTTGTGTTTTTCATACCATAGCCAAACCAATTTGCACCATCTACCTTTTGAAAATCATTTCTAGTCACTGCTAGTGAATTTACGCTGGAACCTATACTTACCTGGATATCTTCAGCTCCATAAAGTTCCTTAGAATTGATGTTAAGGTTGGCTCCGGCAAAATCTCCATATACATCGGTTTGAAAGGTTTTATTTATACCTACACTTCTTATTATATTCGAATCGAAGAATTCTAAGGCTATATTTTTATATTCAGGATCCTCAGAAGGTAATGGCAAACCGTTTAAGGTAGTAGAGTTGTATCTGTCCCCAAGACCTCTTACAAAAACATTTTTAACTCCTTCCTGCTTACTTACACCTGCCATTTTGTTTACAGCCCCTTGTGCATCTCCTACACCCTTTCTAGCCAATTCCTGGGCGCCGATACTTTCTTTGATTTGAATGGCTCCTTTTTGTTCTAAAAGTAAAGCAACTTCAGAATCCTGTCTTGAAACTGTTGAAATAACAACTTCATCTAAAGCAGCTGCGCTTGCTCCAAGTCCGGTATTTATTTCTGTAACTTTTCCCGCTATAACTTCTACATTTGGTATTTGTAAGGTTTCATAACCTACAAAACTAAATTCTACGGTGTAAGTGCCAGGTTCGATATTTTTTAAAGAGTAAAGCCCATCAAAATCTGAAGTGGTTCCTTTATTGGTTTCTTTAATTATTACATTCGCAAAAGGTAGCGGTTGGCCCTCCACCTCATTATCGGATAATTTCCCGGCAATTGTGCCGGTAGTTTCGTCTTGTGCTTGCATTGTGATACTTAAAATAATTACGCTTACGATAAATAAATAATTCTTCATTACTATGTTTAGTTCTCTGCCGCAAATTAACGATGAAGTATGTAAAGCCTTTGTTAAGCTGAAATTATGAGTTTATGATTATAATGTTAGCTTAAGGTTACCAACGTAGTTGTGCTTAAAAATGTTCAAATTAATAATTACTTTTACCTCCTATTTACCAATACAACCAAATTAAAAATGAAAAAAAAGGACATTAAAATTCTACTCGTAGACGATGAGCCAGATATCCTGGAAATTGTTGGGTATAACCTTTCTGCTGAAGGCTACCAGGTAATTACAGCAGATAATGGTGCAGATGGAGTTAAGCTCGCTAAAAAGAAAAAGCCGCAACTTATTATCCTTGATGTAATGATGCCAGAAATGGACGGGATTGAAGCTTGTGCGCAAATAAGAAAACTACCAGAACTAGAGGAGACGATTATAGCTTTTCTTACTGCCCGTGGAGAAGATTACTCACAAATGGCAGGTTTTGATGCCGGTGCTGACGATTATATTACCAAACCTATTAAACCAAAGGTATTGGTTAGCAAAGTAAAGGCATTATTGAGAAGATTTAAAGACGATACCGCTTCTTCTAATGTGGTGAAAATAAAAGACCTTATAATAAACCGCGATGAGTATAAGGTAATTAAAGACGGAGAAGAAATTATTTTACCAAGAAAAGAGTTTGAACTACTTTCATTGCTAACTTCAAAACCAGGAAAAGTCTTTAAAAGAGAAGATATTTTGGATAGTGTGTGGGGAGCCGAAGTAATTGTGGGAGGCCGCACCATAGATGTGCATATTAGAAAACTTAGAGAGAAAATAGGCGATGAATCTTTTAAAACAGTTAAAGGAGTAGGTTATAAGTTTGTTGTTTAATGGCAAAACAGTTTAAGCGCTCATATAAATTCGCAATAAAGACTTCACTTTATATCACACTTTTTTTGAGTGTGGTTTTGGCGGGTTTTGCTCATTTTACAAACGGATTTATTGCCGGGCCGTTCTTTGCCTTTGTGCTTATCACTTATTTCACCTGTTTTTTTATACTTCAATATAGGGTAGAGCATTTTATTTACAAGCGAATTAAAAAGATCTACGATAACGTCGCACTCTTAGAGTCTACCACAATAAAACCCAGCCAGGTTACTACAGATATGGCTACCCTTACCCGTGAAGTTGAAAAATTCACCAAAGACAAAAAACTGGAAATTGAAACCCTAAAAGTAAGGGAGGAATATAGAAAAGAGTTTATGGGTAATGTTTCTCATGAACTTAAAACACCGCTGTTTACTGTTCAGGGTTATATTCTCACGCTACTTGATGGCGCTATGAAGGATAAAGCAGTTAGAAAAAAATACTTGCAGCGTGCCAGTAAAGGAGTGGAGCGACTTATTTATATAGTGAGAGATCTGGATATGATCACCAAACTTGAAACCGGGGATCTGCATTTGGAAAAAGAGGATTTTAATATTGTAGAGCTTATAGAGAGTTCTTTCGATCTGTTAGAAATGAAAGCTTCTAAAAAGAATATAAGCCTAACTTTTGATATTGATTACGAAGAGCCGATTTGGGTTTATGGTGACCGGGACAGAATTCAGCAGGTATTGACTAACCTTATTGTAAATTCTATTAAATACGGAAAAGAAGACGGCACCACCGAAATAAGTATTGAAAACCTCATTAAAAATAAAGTAATTGTGAGGGTTACCGATAATGGAGAAGGAATAATAAAAGAAAATCTTCCTCGTGTTTTTGAACGTTTTTACCGGGTAGATAAAAGCGGCTCCAGGAAAGAAGGTGGCTCTGGCTTAGGACTTTCTATTGTAAAACACATTATTGAAGCTCACGATGAAAAAATTTACGTGGAAAGTGTTTTTGGTGTGGGCAGCGAATTTTCATTTACGCTGGAAAAGAGCAAAAACATCCCTGAAATTGACGCTGAAATTAAAGCTGCTAAATCCTGAAAAATTCTTTAATTCGTTCAACCTAGAAAGCTTAAAATCTTCCTGCTTACAAAAAGCTGCGATCCCTAATCTACTAAAGCGTTCAGCGAGATATTCTTGCTCAAACTGCCCGGGAGTGGGAATAAAAAAAGCTTTCTTTTCCAGCTTTGCCAAATCCATAATACTAGAATATCCCGACCGGCAAATAATAATTTCGCTGCTAATAATAGCTTCTTCAAGTAGTTTTGATGTTAAATAGTTTTTAAAGTGAATATTCTTATTTTTTGTAGCAATAGGCTTTTCATCAATAATGCCTCGAATAAAAATCAATTTTTTATCTGAGTCCTGAAATTCAGACAGTAATTTTTCTTCCAGTAAAGTCCGTTGCGGCTCCGGGCCCGATAAGATTACGGCATAATCATATTTTTTTGGATGAGATAGTTTATTAAACCGGCTAAGCGGGCCAATATATTTTACATTTTCAGGCATTTCTTTTAAATGTCCCATAATTCCACTTAAATTATGGTTTCCGGGAGTGTCGGGGATCCAGCATTCATCAAAATTAGAAATATATTTCTGATGCAATTTACTGCTTAAATAAGTGGTGTAGCCGCTTAGTACACTAAATTGATGCGTAATAAAAACACATTTTAGCTGTTTATGCCTGCATCCAAATCGGTTATCAGAGATTATCCCATGTAAATTATATTCTTCAACCAATTCTTTAATCCTCTTTTTTTCCTTTTTAATTGTTTTTAAGATATGCGGAGTTTCAGCCATTAGTTTCCATCTAAAAGAAGCAGCTGTCTTGCCGTAGGAAATATTATAGGAAGGAAGTTCAAACGATTTTAGGAATGGAAATTCCTTTTTTAGCAGTTGCAAGG contains the following coding sequences:
- a CDS encoding TonB-dependent receptor encodes the protein MKNYLFIVSVIILSITMQAQDETTGTIAGKLSDNEVEGQPLPFANVIIKETNKGTTSDFDGLYSLKNIEPGTYTVEFSFVGYETLQIPNVEVIAGKVTEINTGLGASAAALDEVVISTVSRQDSEVALLLEQKGAIQIKESIGAQELARKGVGDAQGAVNKMAGVSKQEGVKNVFVRGLGDRYNSTTLNGLPLPSEDPEYKNIALEFFDSNIIRSVGINKTFQTDVYGDFAGANLNINSKELYGAEDIQVSIGSSVNSLAVTRNDFQKVDGANWFGYGMKNTSPISSLENYNFDNNWATSNYSTPINTSATIQLGKKFKIGENNLKTMFVASMKNDYSFREGNTKVVNAQGLPLRDLDFQTYLYDVTQILMGNASYEFNKNKISFNSLYIHSNSQSVGTYFGQSANISEETDDAAYIKRQQVNDNNIFVNQLLTTFSLTEDLELEANVGYNITRADEPDRRQNTFVYNETNQNYRVAVGTPGYNLRFFSELKEDEVVGHLNLAYGLGSKNEDGISPAQINLGYDYRNTDRNFEFLQFNHDFPTPALINIENPDLLFNQENLSDGTFRLVTNSGFGDAFNPLDPFFYEGEKDIHAAYLNGNFSFSDSFIVSAGLRVENVKQYVNWNTNISSSENQLNVDPSTLDETYFLPSITSRYSFNENSILRLVGSKTYTFPQFKEVAPFLYEDVNFSSFGNTELQPSDNYNLDLKYEYYFGGNQLISITGFYKKILNPINRIQVNSAANQLSYINSGKEADVAGVEVEIRKDVFKANKESSQKELTFGLNASYLYSRQDLTDNSTNFTNTEDMLEGASPFVINSDLTYNYETQGFDLLSSLVLNYFSDRIFSLGVQQQGNIVETGIPTLDFINQTSLGENWGLNLKIQNMLDPEFTLTQDDLNGNTNTINNFRKGITFSLGVSYKL
- a CDS encoding response regulator transcription factor; this translates as MKKKDIKILLVDDEPDILEIVGYNLSAEGYQVITADNGADGVKLAKKKKPQLIILDVMMPEMDGIEACAQIRKLPELEETIIAFLTARGEDYSQMAGFDAGADDYITKPIKPKVLVSKVKALLRRFKDDTASSNVVKIKDLIINRDEYKVIKDGEEIILPRKEFELLSLLTSKPGKVFKREDILDSVWGAEVIVGGRTIDVHIRKLREKIGDESFKTVKGVGYKFVV
- a CDS encoding cell wall metabolism sensor histidine kinase WalK → MAKQFKRSYKFAIKTSLYITLFLSVVLAGFAHFTNGFIAGPFFAFVLITYFTCFFILQYRVEHFIYKRIKKIYDNVALLESTTIKPSQVTTDMATLTREVEKFTKDKKLEIETLKVREEYRKEFMGNVSHELKTPLFTVQGYILTLLDGAMKDKAVRKKYLQRASKGVERLIYIVRDLDMITKLETGDLHLEKEDFNIVELIESSFDLLEMKASKKNISLTFDIDYEEPIWVYGDRDRIQQVLTNLIVNSIKYGKEDGTTEISIENLIKNKVIVRVTDNGEGIIKENLPRVFERFYRVDKSGSRKEGGSGLGLSIVKHIIEAHDEKIYVESVFGVGSEFSFTLEKSKNIPEIDAEIKAAKS
- a CDS encoding glycosyltransferase family protein, encoding MQKKRILVAVLNWGLGHATRSIPIINELLNHNFEVYIASDGAALQLLKKEFPFLKSFELPSYNISYGKTAASFRWKLMAETPHILKTIKKEKKRIKELVEEYNLHGIISDNRFGCRHKQLKCVFITHQFSVLSGYTTYLSSKLHQKYISNFDECWIPDTPGNHNLSGIMGHLKEMPENVKYIGPLSRFNKLSHPKKYDYAVILSGPEPQRTLLEEKLLSEFQDSDKKLIFIRGIIDEKPIATKNKNIHFKNYLTSKLLEEAIISSEIIICRSGYSSIMDLAKLEKKAFFIPTPGQFEQEYLAERFSRLGIAAFCKQEDFKLSRLNELKNFSGFSSFNFSVNFRDVFALFQRK